A stretch of Blautia liquoris DNA encodes these proteins:
- the rpe gene encoding ribulose-phosphate 3-epimerase produces MYQLSPSILGADFYNLEKQIMQVEKAGCKWLHVDVMDGMFVPSISMGMPVISSVREHTSLFLDVHLMIEKPERYIKEFAKSGADMITVHTEACTHLDRTLTLIHECGAKAGVALNPATSLDTLEYVLDKVDMVLLMTVNPGFGGQRYIPSCTSKIRRLREKINSLGYQADIEVDGGINFDTINTVLDAGANVIVAGSAVFHGDITDHIHKFQEQFAQYNRKAGKKS; encoded by the coding sequence ATGTATCAGTTGTCACCCTCTATCCTGGGAGCGGATTTTTACAATCTGGAAAAACAGATTATGCAGGTTGAAAAGGCCGGATGTAAGTGGCTTCATGTCGATGTTATGGATGGGATGTTTGTACCAAGCATATCTATGGGAATGCCCGTGATCAGTTCTGTCAGAGAACATACCTCCCTTTTTCTTGACGTTCATCTGATGATTGAGAAACCGGAGAGATATATCAAGGAGTTTGCAAAAAGCGGAGCGGACATGATCACTGTGCATACCGAAGCCTGTACACATCTCGACCGCACACTTACTTTGATTCATGAATGTGGTGCAAAGGCAGGTGTAGCGTTAAATCCTGCAACTTCTCTTGATACCTTAGAATATGTTCTCGATAAAGTGGACATGGTTCTTTTGATGACGGTAAATCCCGGATTTGGTGGCCAAAGGTACATTCCTTCTTGTACTTCCAAGATCCGAAGATTGAGAGAGAAGATAAATTCTTTGGGATATCAGGCAGACATCGAGGTAGATGGAGGAATTAATTTTGATACCATCAATACGGTTCTGGATGCCGGGGCAAATGTGATTGTTGCCGGCTCTGCAGTGTTCCATGGCGATATCACAGATCATATTCATAAGTTTCAGGAACAGTTTGCCCAATACAACAGGAAAGCAGGAAAGAAAAGTTGA
- the rlmN gene encoding 23S rRNA (adenine(2503)-C(2))-methyltransferase RlmN: protein MIEDVNDLDIGSIYMDELYQVTERLGAKPYVARQLFDWIHKKQSRSYGEMTNLSKSLREQLINGYPLVIPELLEVQESKIDGTKKFLFRLEDGNVIESVWMKYHHGNSVCISSQVGCRMGCRFCASTIGGLIRNLSASEMLEQIYEITRITGEKVSNVVVMGTGEPLENLDHLIRFIRLISDENGMNLSQRNITVSTCGIVPKIYELADENFQITLALSLHAPNDEKRRELMPVANKYTIKEELDACRYYFHKTGRRITFEYALVGGKNDSETDAAQLAALVKGINCHVNLIPVNPVRERSYVKSEKKVMENFKNKLEKYRINVTIRREMGSDIDGACGQLRRKYIDKSE, encoded by the coding sequence ATGATAGAAGATGTTAATGATTTAGATATAGGATCTATATATATGGACGAGCTGTATCAGGTGACTGAGCGTCTGGGTGCGAAACCCTACGTGGCAAGACAGCTCTTCGACTGGATTCATAAGAAACAGTCACGCTCTTATGGCGAGATGACAAATCTTTCAAAAAGCTTAAGAGAACAGCTGATAAACGGATACCCCCTTGTTATTCCAGAACTTTTAGAGGTTCAGGAGTCGAAGATTGACGGAACCAAAAAGTTCTTGTTTCGTCTGGAGGATGGAAATGTGATAGAAAGCGTGTGGATGAAGTATCATCACGGGAATTCTGTTTGTATTTCCTCACAGGTGGGATGCCGAATGGGATGTAGATTCTGTGCATCCACGATTGGAGGACTGATCCGAAACTTAAGTGCATCCGAGATGCTGGAACAGATCTATGAGATCACCCGGATCACTGGTGAAAAAGTGTCAAACGTTGTTGTGATGGGCACTGGAGAACCACTGGAGAATCTCGATCATCTTATTCGATTTATCCGGCTGATCAGCGATGAAAACGGTATGAACTTAAGTCAGAGAAATATCACGGTTTCGACCTGTGGAATCGTTCCGAAGATTTATGAACTGGCAGATGAAAATTTTCAGATCACACTGGCCTTGTCTTTACATGCTCCAAATGACGAGAAACGAAGAGAATTAATGCCGGTTGCAAATAAATATACAATCAAAGAAGAACTCGACGCATGCCGGTATTATTTTCATAAAACCGGTCGAAGAATCACTTTCGAATATGCCTTAGTCGGCGGGAAGAATGACAGTGAGACGGATGCGGCGCAGCTTGCGGCACTCGTAAAAGGCATAAATTGCCACGTAAATCTGATTCCCGTGAACCCCGTCAGAGAGCGAAGTTATGTAAAGTCAGAAAAAAAAGTAATGGAAAATTTCAAAAATAAACTTGAAAAATACCGAATTAATGTTACTATTAGAAGAGAAATGGGCAGCGATATAGACGGTGCCTGTGGACAGTTACGTCGAAAATACATAGATAAATCCGAATAG
- a CDS encoding Stp1/IreP family PP2C-type Ser/Thr phosphatase, with product MKVYAETDIGQKRQMNQDFVYVSEQPVGNLPNLFVVADGMGGHNAGDFASRFGVSVLVETVQKDTNFNPVKILRHGMEAANQLVLTQAKKDASMAGMGTTMVVATIVGSYAYIANVGDSRLYIGADSLKQITRDHSLIAEMVRIGELTPEEARNHPDKNIITRAIGTSEEVDIDFFDVKLEPKDQIVMCSDGLTNMVTDEEIYGTIQIQEGNKAQKLIEMANANGGKDNITVIIVEPFTNEVREC from the coding sequence ATGAAGGTATATGCTGAAACAGACATCGGCCAAAAGAGGCAGATGAATCAGGATTTTGTATATGTTTCCGAACAGCCGGTAGGTAATCTTCCGAACCTGTTTGTTGTTGCTGACGGTATGGGCGGACACAATGCAGGCGATTTTGCCTCAAGATTTGGCGTATCGGTGCTGGTGGAGACAGTGCAAAAAGACACTAATTTTAATCCAGTGAAGATACTTCGCCATGGAATGGAAGCAGCCAATCAGCTGGTGCTTACGCAGGCAAAAAAGGATGCCTCTATGGCGGGAATGGGAACTACTATGGTTGTCGCTACAATCGTTGGCAGCTATGCCTACATAGCGAATGTCGGCGACAGCAGGCTGTATATTGGAGCTGACAGCCTCAAACAGATAACGAGAGATCATTCTTTGATCGCAGAAATGGTAAGAATTGGGGAGCTTACTCCGGAAGAGGCAAGAAATCATCCGGATAAGAATATTATTACTAGAGCAATAGGAACAAGTGAAGAAGTCGATATTGACTTTTTTGATGTGAAATTGGAGCCGAAAGATCAGATTGTGATGTGCTCGGATGGACTTACAAATATGGTTACAGATGAAGAAATTTATGGGACCATCCAGATTCAGGAGGGGAATAAGGCACAGAAGCTGATTGAAATGGCAAATGCAAATGGCGGAAAAGATAACATAACAGTTATCATCGTCGAACCATTTACTAACGAGGTGAGAGAATGTTAA
- the fmt gene encoding methionyl-tRNA formyltransferase encodes MRIVFMGTPDFAVGTLEAIQKAGHEVIGVVTQPDRPRGRGKKLHPTPVKSVAVSHNLPIYQPVKVRAPEFVETLKHLKPDVVVVAAFGQIIPQSILDIPTFGCLNVHASLLPKYRGAAPIQWAVIDGERESGVTIMQMNAGLDTGDILSKAIVPLDAGETGGSLFDKLSKAGARLLVDTLIKLENGQITPLKQPKESPTKYARMIKKSDGLIDWSKDAVEIERLIRGMNPWPSAYTHLSGKTLKIWKASTSDEMTKAEGTKKPDIDPGTVTGTDEVSIRVQTGDGEIRLLEIQMEGKKRMTCDAFLRGYEVIPGTRLGI; translated from the coding sequence ATGAGAATAGTTTTTATGGGAACGCCCGATTTTGCTGTGGGAACTTTGGAAGCGATTCAAAAAGCCGGTCATGAAGTGATCGGTGTTGTAACCCAGCCTGACCGGCCGAGAGGAAGAGGTAAAAAGCTGCATCCTACACCGGTGAAAAGTGTGGCTGTGTCACATAATCTTCCGATTTATCAGCCAGTGAAGGTGAGAGCCCCGGAATTTGTAGAAACATTAAAACATCTGAAACCGGATGTTGTGGTAGTCGCTGCATTTGGACAGATTATTCCCCAGAGTATTCTGGATATACCGACATTTGGATGTCTCAATGTCCATGCCTCCCTTCTGCCGAAATACCGTGGGGCGGCACCGATCCAGTGGGCAGTCATCGATGGTGAAAGGGAGAGCGGAGTCACAATTATGCAAATGAATGCAGGCCTTGATACCGGAGATATTCTTTCGAAAGCAATTGTGCCGCTTGATGCCGGCGAGACGGGAGGCAGCTTGTTTGACAAGTTGTCAAAAGCGGGAGCCAGGCTGCTTGTCGACACACTCATAAAGCTGGAGAACGGACAGATTACGCCGCTTAAACAGCCTAAAGAAAGTCCGACCAAGTATGCAAGAATGATAAAAAAATCCGACGGACTAATTGACTGGAGCAAAGATGCTGTGGAAATCGAGCGACTGATCCGTGGAATGAATCCTTGGCCGAGTGCATATACGCATCTGTCAGGCAAAACACTTAAGATTTGGAAAGCTTCGACTTCTGATGAGATGACTAAAGCTGAGGGGACAAAGAAGCCGGATATTGATCCCGGGACTGTGACCGGGACGGATGAAGTAAGCATCCGTGTTCAGACAGGAGATGGTGAGATAAGGCTTTTGGAAATACAGATGGAAGGGAAAAAGCGCATGACCTGTGATGCGTTCTTACGAGGTTATGAGGTAATCCCAGGCACAAGATTAGGAATATAA
- the pknB gene encoding Stk1 family PASTA domain-containing Ser/Thr kinase translates to MLKEGTIIGKRYEVVNRIGGGGMADVYKANDNKLNRMVAVKVMKSEFQEDPTFISKFRKEAQSAAGLSHPNIVNVYDFGDENGLYYIVMELVEGITLKDYIVRKGKLSVKEATSIAIQVSLGLQAAHNRGIIHRDVKPQNIIISVDGKVKLSDFGIAKATNSNTITSNVMGSVHYSSPEQVRGGFSNEKSDIYSLGITLYEMVTGRVPFDGETTVAIAIKHLQEEIVPPSKYAPGLPYALEQIILKCTQKSPDRRYSNMTELIDDLKHSLMDPQGNFVGIAPLSSHAKTVMLSPEEMEDIRNTQVRDSGDTTENMYADLDSTDDEDYDGNDDDDDDYDDYDDDDDEKSGLEKGITIASFIIGALIVVILIFFIAKAAGIMGAGKKNKPTVTPEPTQIEEDKDKDSSNNDAADKDKTENTEPVKPANEDNQVTVPDITNKTQQEAMDLLNSLNLGGRYTGEENSDTVEEGKVSSQEIAAGQKIEKNTTVNFKISTGKAQIEVPSEITGVSQADATAKLAALGLIVSDHVEKQNSDSVAAGNVITTSPAPGSKVAPGSEISMIVSNGPKSTPVPEKPNDNDDSNKGNTNGEGDSTNASDVPIGNYSGSPVSTVKAKLEASGLTVKVVYTSEGKVGKGEIVGQDVPDGSKLASGKTITLTVYDPDKAG, encoded by the coding sequence ATGTTAAAAGAGGGAACAATAATAGGAAAAAGATACGAGGTCGTCAATCGTATCGGCGGCGGCGGCATGGCCGATGTATACAAAGCGAACGACAATAAACTAAATCGTATGGTGGCTGTCAAAGTCATGAAATCGGAATTCCAGGAGGATCCGACATTTATATCTAAATTTCGCAAAGAGGCCCAGTCCGCAGCAGGGCTTTCACACCCGAACATTGTAAATGTCTATGATTTCGGAGATGAAAATGGTCTCTATTATATCGTAATGGAACTGGTTGAGGGCATCACGCTGAAAGATTATATTGTCAGAAAAGGTAAACTGAGCGTGAAAGAAGCGACTAGCATTGCAATTCAGGTATCACTGGGACTGCAGGCAGCCCATAACCGTGGAATTATCCACAGGGATGTCAAACCACAGAATATCATTATCTCTGTGGATGGAAAGGTAAAGCTTTCAGATTTTGGTATTGCAAAGGCGACAAATTCCAATACCATAACTTCAAATGTGATGGGATCGGTTCACTATAGTTCGCCGGAACAGGTAAGAGGTGGATTCAGCAACGAGAAGAGTGATATCTATTCACTGGGAATCACACTTTATGAGATGGTAACGGGAAGGGTACCTTTTGACGGAGAGACAACGGTGGCCATCGCCATCAAGCACCTTCAGGAGGAAATCGTTCCACCGTCAAAATATGCACCGGGTCTTCCCTATGCACTGGAACAGATCATATTAAAGTGTACGCAGAAAAGTCCGGACCGCCGATACAGCAACATGACGGAACTAATTGACGATCTGAAACATTCACTTATGGACCCGCAGGGGAATTTTGTGGGTATTGCACCGCTAAGTTCACATGCAAAGACAGTTATGCTCTCCCCGGAAGAGATGGAGGATATTCGAAATACGCAGGTAAGGGACAGCGGTGATACCACCGAGAATATGTATGCGGATCTGGATTCCACTGATGATGAGGACTATGATGGAAATGATGACGACGATGACGATTACGATGATTATGACGACGATGACGATGAAAAATCGGGACTTGAAAAAGGAATAACGATTGCGAGCTTTATTATCGGAGCTTTAATTGTTGTCATACTGATCTTTTTCATAGCAAAAGCAGCAGGAATCATGGGGGCCGGAAAAAAGAACAAGCCAACAGTTACACCGGAACCAACTCAGATAGAAGAGGACAAGGACAAGGATTCTTCCAATAACGATGCAGCCGATAAAGACAAAACTGAAAACACAGAACCTGTAAAACCTGCAAATGAAGACAATCAGGTTACAGTGCCGGATATTACGAATAAAACTCAGCAGGAAGCCATGGATCTTTTGAACAGCCTCAATCTCGGCGGAAGATACACCGGCGAAGAAAATTCGGACACGGTAGAAGAGGGTAAAGTATCTTCACAGGAGATTGCTGCCGGACAGAAGATAGAAAAGAATACTACGGTTAACTTCAAGATTAGTACAGGAAAAGCTCAGATAGAGGTCCCAAGTGAGATTACCGGTGTCAGTCAGGCTGATGCGACAGCGAAACTTGCGGCTCTGGGACTGATTGTTTCCGATCATGTTGAAAAGCAGAACAGTGATTCCGTTGCAGCAGGCAATGTTATCACAACGAGTCCGGCACCGGGAAGCAAGGTAGCTCCGGGTTCAGAGATTTCAATGATTGTAAGCAATGGGCCCAAATCGACACCTGTACCTGAGAAACCGAATGATAACGACGATTCGAATAAGGGCAATACAAACGGTGAGGGTGACAGCACAAACGCATCAGATGTACCGATTGGTAACTATAGTGGGTCTCCTGTTTCGACTGTGAAAGCAAAACTTGAAGCTTCCGGACTAACAGTCAAAGTTGTATATACTTCTGAGGGGAAAGTCGGAAAAGGTGAAATCGTAGGACAGGATGTTCCAGACGGGAGCAAACTTGCATCTGGCAAAACAATTACACTTACGGTCTACGATCCCGATAAGGCGGGCTGA
- the ychF gene encoding redox-regulated ATPase YchF yields MELGIIGLPNVGKSTLFNSLTKAGAESANYPFCTIDPNVGIVPVPDERIKLLGDFYHSKKVTPATVEFVDIAGLVKGASKGEGLGNQFLANIREVDAIVHVVRCFEDENVVHVDGSIDPGRDIETIDLELIFADIEVLDRRISKTAKSARMDKAAAKELDMQKRLKAHLEDGKDAISFKTDDEDELVWIKEYNLLTDKPVIYAANVGEDDLADDGASNPCVQSVREYASVHNSEVFVICAEIEAEISELDEDEKQEFLEDLGLKESGLDKLIETSYRTLGLMSFLTAGEDETRAWTIPVNTKAPQAAGKIHTDFERGFIKAEVINYRELLDCGSYSSARDKGLVRMEGKDYIVKDGDVILFRFNV; encoded by the coding sequence ATGGAATTAGGAATTATTGGATTGCCAAATGTTGGGAAAAGTACGCTGTTTAATTCACTGACAAAAGCCGGAGCAGAATCGGCGAATTATCCCTTTTGTACGATAGACCCTAATGTAGGGATTGTACCGGTACCGGATGAAAGAATCAAATTACTGGGTGATTTTTATCATTCCAAAAAAGTCACACCGGCAACGGTAGAGTTTGTTGACATTGCCGGTTTAGTAAAGGGCGCCTCGAAAGGCGAGGGCCTTGGTAATCAGTTCTTGGCTAATATCCGCGAAGTGGATGCAATCGTGCATGTTGTCCGCTGCTTTGAGGATGAGAATGTCGTACATGTGGATGGTTCTATTGATCCGGGACGGGACATCGAGACGATAGATTTGGAACTTATCTTTGCAGATATCGAGGTTCTGGACAGAAGAATTTCCAAAACTGCAAAATCGGCCCGTATGGATAAAGCGGCTGCGAAAGAACTGGACATGCAAAAACGCCTGAAGGCACATCTGGAGGACGGTAAAGATGCTATCTCCTTCAAAACAGATGATGAGGATGAACTGGTCTGGATTAAGGAATATAATCTGCTGACTGATAAGCCGGTGATCTATGCAGCAAATGTCGGCGAAGACGATCTTGCGGATGACGGAGCGTCGAATCCATGCGTTCAAAGCGTGAGAGAGTATGCGTCTGTCCACAACAGTGAGGTATTCGTGATCTGTGCTGAAATCGAAGCAGAAATTTCGGAACTGGATGAAGATGAGAAACAGGAATTTCTGGAAGATTTGGGGCTTAAGGAATCCGGTCTTGACAAACTAATCGAGACCAGTTACCGCACTTTAGGACTTATGAGCTTTCTGACAGCCGGAGAAGATGAGACCAGAGCATGGACAATTCCAGTGAATACAAAAGCACCACAGGCAGCGGGAAAGATACACACCGATTTCGAACGTGGATTTATCAAAGCCGAGGTGATTAATTATCGGGAACTGTTAGACTGTGGATCTTACAGCAGCGCAAGAGACAAGGGACTTGTGCGGATGGAGGGAAAAGATTATATTGTAAAAGACGGCGATGTGATCTTGTTTCGGTTTAATGTGTGA
- the rsmB gene encoding 16S rRNA (cytosine(967)-C(5))-methyltransferase RsmB: MEINTRELILEILLETDREGRQCQTVIGNVLDKYQFLSKCDRAFITRISEGTIEYRIQLDYIIDCVSDIKVKKMKPVIREILRMSVYQMRYMDSVPDRAAVNEAVKLAQRKGFRNLKSFVNGVLRNISRRVDDIVWPDRSASPARYLSVRYSMPEMLVKQWCGEYGEETCEKILGSFLEHRPLTVRFSRTGHDTEQTIQKLEKQGVRVTKANYAKDAYILENYDYLASLDAFADGDIQVQDPSSMLVAQAAGISAGDFVLDLCAAPGGKSLHAADLLNGTGMVESRDISDYKVGLIQDNIERLGLQNIRTQVKDASRYYQEDEGCADIVLCDVPCSGYGVIGKKPDIKYKASHEKQESLLKLQREILKNAARYTKDGGVLIYSTCTIGKSENIDQVMWFTKHFPFQLESLDPYFDENLHLMTTKEGYLQLLPGCFDCDGFFLARLKKQESL; this comes from the coding sequence ATGGAAATTAACACAAGAGAATTAATACTTGAGATATTACTTGAGACTGACAGAGAAGGCAGGCAGTGTCAGACTGTAATTGGGAATGTACTTGATAAATATCAGTTTCTCTCGAAATGCGACCGCGCGTTTATCACCCGTATCAGTGAGGGTACGATTGAGTACCGTATTCAGCTGGATTATATCATTGACTGTGTATCAGATATTAAGGTAAAGAAGATGAAGCCGGTGATTCGCGAGATATTAAGAATGTCGGTATATCAGATGAGATATATGGACAGCGTGCCTGATAGGGCAGCTGTAAACGAAGCTGTAAAGCTGGCCCAGAGGAAAGGTTTCCGTAATCTAAAAAGTTTTGTGAACGGCGTTCTTCGAAATATAAGCCGCCGGGTAGATGATATCGTCTGGCCGGACCGAAGTGCCAGCCCTGCAAGATACTTATCTGTCCGTTATTCCATGCCGGAAATGCTGGTAAAACAATGGTGCGGGGAATATGGAGAGGAGACTTGTGAAAAGATCTTAGGCTCTTTTTTAGAGCATCGTCCCCTGACGGTTCGGTTTAGCCGGACTGGTCATGATACAGAGCAGACAATACAAAAATTGGAAAAGCAAGGTGTCAGGGTGACGAAAGCCAATTATGCCAAAGATGCTTATATCCTGGAGAATTATGATTATCTCGCTAGTCTGGATGCATTTGCAGATGGGGATATTCAGGTGCAGGACCCGAGTTCCATGCTTGTGGCACAGGCGGCAGGTATCTCTGCCGGAGATTTCGTCCTTGATCTGTGTGCTGCTCCTGGTGGCAAGAGTCTGCATGCTGCGGATCTTTTGAACGGAACAGGAATGGTGGAATCCAGGGATATATCGGATTATAAAGTAGGGTTGATTCAAGATAATATTGAACGGCTGGGTCTACAGAATATTCGAACACAAGTTAAGGATGCTTCCAGATATTATCAAGAGGATGAAGGCTGTGCAGATATTGTCCTTTGTGATGTCCCCTGTTCAGGATATGGTGTGATTGGGAAAAAGCCGGATATCAAATATAAGGCATCCCATGAGAAACAAGAATCACTATTAAAACTCCAAAGAGAGATTCTAAAAAATGCTGCACGTTATACGAAAGATGGCGGTGTCTTGATCTACAGCACCTGTACGATTGGAAAATCTGAAAATATTGATCAGGTGATGTGGTTTACCAAACATTTTCCGTTTCAACTGGAGTCACTGGATCCTTATTTTGATGAGAACCTACATCTTATGACAACGAAAGAGGGTTATCTGCAGCTGCTGCCGGGATGTTTTGACTGTGATGGATTCTTTCTTGCAAGATTAAAGAAACAGGAGAGTTTATGA
- a CDS encoding zinc metallopeptidase, protein MNMLFWGLDPTYVLIILAFAVSAFFSARMNATFSKYSQVNAASGLTGAQAAQRILQSAGIYDVTIEHVSGKLTDHYDPSHKVLRLSQSVYGSTSIAAIGVAAHECGHAVQDARNYVPLKVRSAIVPVANFGSQLSWPLFLVGLIFSWKPLVTAGIVLFCGALIFQIVTLPVELNASGRALKMLNTTGILGDAEIKGTRRVLTAAAMTYVAAVIGSLLQLLRLLILSGGVRNRDD, encoded by the coding sequence ATGAATATGCTTTTTTGGGGACTTGATCCAACTTATGTACTTATCATACTAGCATTTGCTGTCTCTGCATTTTTTTCTGCGAGAATGAATGCAACATTTTCGAAGTATAGTCAGGTAAACGCCGCAAGCGGACTTACCGGAGCACAGGCCGCACAGCGAATTCTACAGTCAGCCGGTATCTATGATGTGACAATTGAACATGTGTCGGGGAAATTGACGGATCATTACGATCCGTCACATAAGGTGCTGCGTTTATCCCAGTCTGTTTACGGGAGTACATCCATTGCAGCGATTGGAGTGGCGGCCCATGAGTGCGGCCATGCAGTGCAGGATGCAAGAAATTATGTCCCGCTCAAGGTCAGAAGTGCAATCGTTCCGGTGGCAAATTTCGGTTCTCAGTTATCCTGGCCGCTTTTTCTGGTGGGATTGATTTTTTCATGGAAACCACTCGTGACGGCCGGAATTGTACTATTTTGTGGCGCTCTGATTTTTCAGATCGTCACTCTTCCGGTAGAGCTCAATGCTTCCGGGAGGGCATTAAAAATGCTCAATACAACAGGAATATTAGGTGATGCGGAGATTAAGGGCACAAGGAGAGTTTTAACGGCTGCGGCAATGACTTATGTGGCTGCAGTTATTGGCTCTTTACTACAGCTTCTGCGTCTGCTGATCCTTTCTGGCGGTGTTCGAAACAGGGATGACTGA
- the rsgA gene encoding ribosome small subunit-dependent GTPase A, producing MTGKIIKGIAGFYYVVAESGIYECKAKGIFRKEKKKPLVGDNVEIEVLDSGEMTGNIYQILPRKNELIRPAVANADQAMVIFALESPKPNIGLLDRFLLMMELQHVPAVICFNKEDLVCKDQAAELEKIYLGCGYDVLFCSAKQNEGIDEIRKKLQGKTTVVSGPSGVGKSSITNLLQKNVLMETGEISKKLKRGKNTTRHSQLILVDNDTFIMDTPGFSSLDLIDVSDEKLRFYFPEFEPYEGRCRFNGCVHVHEPGCQVKKDVSAGVLSASRYDNYVSFYNEQKEREKRRY from the coding sequence ATGACAGGTAAAATAATAAAAGGAATTGCCGGATTCTACTATGTAGTAGCAGAATCCGGCATCTATGAATGTAAAGCAAAGGGCATATTCAGAAAAGAGAAGAAAAAACCTCTTGTGGGAGACAATGTTGAGATAGAAGTTCTGGATTCTGGCGAAATGACCGGAAATATATATCAGATTCTGCCGAGAAAGAATGAACTGATACGACCGGCTGTAGCAAATGCCGATCAGGCGATGGTGATTTTTGCGCTGGAAAGCCCAAAACCCAATATTGGCCTTTTAGATCGGTTTCTTCTCATGATGGAGCTGCAGCATGTTCCGGCCGTGATTTGTTTTAACAAGGAGGATCTGGTTTGCAAGGACCAGGCTGCGGAGCTTGAAAAGATCTACCTGGGGTGCGGTTATGACGTACTTTTTTGCAGTGCAAAGCAAAATGAGGGCATAGACGAGATAAGAAAGAAACTTCAGGGAAAAACTACAGTTGTATCAGGTCCTTCTGGCGTTGGAAAATCATCGATTACGAACCTTCTTCAAAAGAATGTTCTGATGGAAACAGGGGAGATCAGTAAGAAACTGAAACGTGGGAAGAACACGACGAGGCACTCACAGCTCATCCTGGTGGATAATGATACATTTATCATGGACACACCAGGGTTTAGTTCTCTGGACCTTATTGATGTTTCAGACGAAAAACTCCGGTTTTATTTTCCGGAATTTGAACCGTATGAAGGCCGATGTCGTTTTAACGGCTGTGTCCATGTGCATGAACCAGGCTGTCAAGTCAAAAAGGATGTATCTGCCGGCGTGCTATCTGCATCCAGATATGATAATTATGTGTCTTTTTACAATGAACAAAAAGAAAGAGAAAAAAGGAGATATTAA
- the mraZ gene encoding division/cell wall cluster transcriptional repressor MraZ translates to MFMGEYNHTIDPKGRLIIPSKFREQLGDEFVLTKGLDGCLSIYPMNEWETFEKQLRSLPLTNKNARTFTRFFVAGAASCELDKQGRILVPQTLREFAGLTKEVVLTGNINRIEIWSKNKWSANSDYDDMDSIAEGLSDLGITL, encoded by the coding sequence ATGTTCATGGGAGAGTATAATCATACGATTGACCCAAAGGGGAGGCTGATTATCCCGTCTAAATTTCGTGAACAGCTCGGTGATGAGTTCGTTCTGACAAAAGGATTGGACGGGTGTCTCTCCATCTATCCCATGAATGAATGGGAAACATTCGAAAAGCAATTACGCAGCTTACCACTTACGAACAAGAATGCCAGAACTTTTACTCGTTTCTTCGTTGCCGGGGCAGCATCTTGCGAACTGGACAAGCAGGGGAGAATTCTCGTACCGCAGACGTTGCGGGAATTTGCTGGTCTGACAAAGGAAGTAGTCCTTACAGGCAATATAAATCGAATTGAAATCTGGAGTAAGAACAAGTGGAGCGCGAATAGTGATTATGATGATATGGATTCGATCGCTGAAGGACTTTCAGATCTGGGAATCACACTCTGA
- a CDS encoding thiamine diphosphokinase yields the protein MILISGGRIDPDFVLDFIKRHEGDQIAAIDRGLKFCSEQGIRPNYIVGDFDSLPGGILERYESDADISIRRLKPEKDDSDTEAAFHLSLDLGVDTIYLLGATGTRIDHMIANIQLLVLAVLKGIRMYLIDPNNLITALIRPAILKREEQYGNYVSFFPWGDEVTDLTLTGFKYPLTRYHLTHVSCGLSLSNEIAEDNASVEFQSGILLMIQSKD from the coding sequence ATGATATTAATCAGCGGGGGCAGAATCGATCCAGATTTTGTCCTCGATTTTATAAAAAGGCATGAAGGGGATCAGATAGCCGCCATAGACAGGGGACTAAAGTTTTGCAGTGAGCAGGGAATCCGTCCGAATTATATTGTGGGTGATTTTGACAGTCTTCCCGGGGGAATCTTAGAAAGATATGAATCAGACGCCGATATTTCTATTCGTCGACTCAAACCGGAAAAGGATGATTCCGATACAGAGGCAGCATTTCATCTTTCTCTTGATCTGGGTGTGGACACTATATACCTTCTGGGTGCAACCGGAACTCGCATAGATCATATGATTGCGAATATACAGCTGCTGGTTTTGGCGGTGTTAAAAGGAATTCGAATGTATCTGATTGATCCGAATAATCTGATCACGGCGCTGATTCGTCCGGCCATTTTGAAAAGGGAAGAACAGTACGGAAATTACGTGTCTTTTTTTCCCTGGGGTGATGAGGTGACAGATCTCACCTTGACAGGATTCAAATATCCTTTGACACGTTATCATCTGACGCATGTAAGCTGCGGTCTTTCACTCAGCAACGAAATTGCAGAAGATAATGCCAGTGTAGAGTTTCAAAGCGGAATTCTGCTTATGATACAGTCTAAGGACTAA